From one Citrobacter sp. Marseille-Q6884 genomic stretch:
- the pgpB gene encoding phosphatidylglycerophosphatase B gives MLSIAKRTAVGAALLLVMPMVVWVSGWSWQPGHNVWWLKTLYWITETVTQPWGIITHVALCAWFLWCLRFRLKAALMLFAILAGAILLGQGVKSWVKERVQEPRPFVIWLEKTHHIPVDEFYTLKRKERGHLVKEQLAGQQDIPTFLRKHWQKETGFAFPSGHTMFAASWALLAVGLLWPRRRTLTIVFLLIWATGVMGSRLLLGMHWPRDLVVATLISWLLVTLATWLAQRVCGPLTPPPQEKQEIAQREQES, from the coding sequence ATGCTGTCTATTGCAAAGCGCACCGCAGTGGGTGCCGCACTGTTGTTGGTCATGCCCATGGTTGTATGGGTATCCGGCTGGAGCTGGCAACCCGGACACAATGTCTGGTGGCTAAAAACCTTATACTGGATAACCGAAACGGTGACCCAGCCCTGGGGGATCATTACGCATGTTGCGCTTTGTGCGTGGTTTCTGTGGTGTCTGCGATTTCGTCTGAAAGCGGCATTGATGCTGTTTGCGATCCTTGCGGGCGCAATATTACTCGGCCAGGGTGTGAAATCGTGGGTTAAAGAGAGGGTGCAAGAGCCGCGGCCCTTTGTTATCTGGCTGGAAAAAACGCACCATATTCCTGTCGATGAGTTCTACACTTTAAAACGTAAAGAACGCGGGCACCTGGTCAAAGAACAATTGGCCGGGCAGCAGGATATTCCCACTTTTTTACGTAAGCACTGGCAAAAAGAAACGGGGTTTGCATTTCCCTCCGGGCATACGATGTTTGCCGCAAGTTGGGCATTGCTTGCCGTGGGATTGCTATGGCCGCGCAGGCGTACGCTGACGATTGTCTTCCTGCTCATCTGGGCAACGGGTGTGATGGGGAGTCGCTTACTTCTGGGCATGCACTGGCCACGCGATTTGGTCGTCGCGACATTGATCTCCTGGCTGCTGGTCACGCTGGCAACATGGCTTGCACAGCGGGTATGCGGGCCATTGACACCGCCACCACAAGAGAAGCAAGAAATCGCACAGCGTGAGCAAGAAAGCTGA
- the ribA gene encoding GTP cyclohydrolase II: MQLKRVAEAKLPTPWGDFLMVGFEELATGHDHVALVFGDISGQTPVLARVHSECLTGDALFSLRCDCGFQLEAALAHIAEEGRGILLYHRQEGRNIGLLNKIRAYALQDQGYDTVEANHQLGFAADERDFTLCADMFKLLGVDEVRLLTNNPKKVEILTEAGINIVERVPLIVGRNPNNAHYLDTKAAKMGHLLSE; the protein is encoded by the coding sequence ATGCAGCTTAAACGTGTGGCAGAAGCCAAACTGCCAACCCCCTGGGGTGATTTCCTGATGGTGGGATTTGAAGAACTGGCAACCGGACACGATCATGTCGCGCTGGTCTTTGGCGATATATCAGGCCAAACACCGGTTCTGGCACGCGTCCATTCCGAATGTCTGACCGGCGACGCGCTGTTCAGCCTGCGTTGTGATTGCGGTTTCCAGCTGGAAGCGGCGCTCGCGCATATTGCTGAAGAAGGACGCGGCATTCTGCTCTATCATCGCCAGGAAGGACGCAACATCGGTCTGCTTAACAAGATTCGCGCCTATGCGTTGCAGGATCAAGGCTATGATACTGTCGAAGCCAACCATCAGTTAGGGTTTGCCGCAGACGAACGTGACTTCACCCTGTGTGCGGATATGTTTAAGCTGTTGGGTGTAGACGAAGTGCGTCTGTTGACCAATAACCCGAAGAAAGTGGAAATTCTGACAGAAGCCGGTATCAATATCGTTGAACGTGTCCCGCTGATTGTTGGTCGTAACCCGAATAATGCCCATTATCTGGATACCAAAGCCGCCAAGATGGGCCATCTCCTGAGCGAGTGA
- the acnA gene encoding aconitate hydratase AcnA, with the protein MSSILREASKDTLQVKDKTYRYYSLPLAAKSLGDITRLPKSLKVLLENLLRWQDGDSVTEDDIHSLAKWLNDAHADREIAYRPARVLMQDFTGVPAVVDLAAMREAVKRLGGDTAKVNPLSPVDLVIDHSVTVDRFGDDDAFEENVRLEMERNHERYVFLKWGQQAFSRFSVVPPGTGICHQVNLEYLGKAVWSELQDGEWVAYPDTLVGTDSHTTMINGLGVLGWGVGGIEAEAAMLGQPVSMLIPDVVGFKLVGKLREGITATDLVLTVTQMLRKHGVVGKFVEFYGDGLDTLPLADRATIANMAPEYGATCGFFPIDGVTLEYMRLSGRSEEQVELVGAYAKAQGMWRNPGDEPVFTSSLVLDMADVEASLAGPKRPQDRVALGDVPKAFAASNELEVNSSHKDRQPVDYVLNGHQYQLPDGAVVIAAITSCTNTSNPSVLMAAGLLAKKAVTLGLKRQPWVKASLAPGSKVVSDYLAQARLTPYLDELGFNLVGYGCTTCIGNSGPLPDPIETAIKKGDLTVGAVLSGNRNFEGRIHPLVKTNWLASPPLVVAYALAGNMNVNLTKDPLGHDRKGDPVYLKDIWPSAREIARAVEQVSTAMFHKEYAEVFEGTPEWKAINVDRADTYGWQSDSTYIRLSPFFDGMQATPDPVQDIHGARILAMLGDSVTTDHISPAGSIKPDSPAGRYLQGHGVERKDFNSYGSRRGNHEVMMRGTFANIRIRNEMVPGIEGGMTRHLPGTEVMAIYDAAMRYQQEQVPLAVIAGKEYGSGSSRDWAAKGPRLLGIRVVIAESFERIHRSNLIGMGILPLEFPQAVTRKTLGLTGEEVIDITDLQNIKPGAVIPVNMVRADGRKEVILCRCRIDTATELTYYQNDGILHYVIRNMLS; encoded by the coding sequence ATGTCGTCGATACTACGAGAAGCCAGTAAGGACACATTGCAGGTTAAAGATAAAACCTACCGCTACTACAGTTTGCCTCTGGCTGCAAAATCACTGGGTGATATCACCCGCTTACCCAAATCATTAAAAGTCCTGTTGGAAAACCTGCTGCGCTGGCAGGACGGTGACTCTGTAACCGAAGATGATATCCATTCTCTGGCCAAATGGCTAAACGACGCCCATGCCGATCGTGAGATTGCTTATCGTCCCGCCCGTGTACTGATGCAGGACTTTACCGGCGTACCGGCGGTGGTCGATCTGGCAGCCATGCGCGAAGCCGTCAAGCGCCTGGGAGGGGACACGGCAAAAGTGAACCCGCTTTCCCCCGTTGATCTGGTGATTGACCACTCGGTGACGGTGGATCGCTTCGGTGATGATGATGCTTTCGAAGAGAACGTCCGGCTGGAAATGGAGCGTAACCATGAACGCTATGTGTTTCTGAAATGGGGACAACAGGCGTTCAGCCGTTTTAGTGTCGTCCCGCCGGGGACGGGGATCTGTCATCAGGTTAATCTCGAATATCTTGGGAAAGCGGTATGGAGTGAATTGCAGGATGGCGAGTGGGTGGCGTATCCGGACACACTGGTCGGCACGGATTCGCATACCACGATGATCAACGGCCTTGGCGTGCTGGGCTGGGGGGTTGGGGGGATTGAAGCCGAAGCGGCCATGCTCGGCCAGCCGGTTTCGATGCTGATCCCTGACGTTGTGGGTTTCAAACTTGTTGGAAAACTGCGTGAAGGGATCACCGCCACCGATCTGGTATTGACAGTGACCCAGATGCTGCGTAAGCACGGCGTGGTCGGAAAATTTGTTGAATTTTATGGCGATGGTCTGGATACCTTACCGTTGGCCGATCGGGCGACCATTGCGAACATGGCGCCAGAGTATGGCGCAACCTGTGGCTTCTTCCCGATTGATGGCGTGACCCTCGAATACATGCGACTGAGCGGACGCAGCGAAGAGCAGGTTGAGCTGGTGGGCGCCTACGCTAAAGCGCAAGGGATGTGGCGCAACCCGGGTGATGAACCTGTCTTTACCAGCTCGCTGGTGCTGGATATGGCCGATGTGGAAGCCAGCCTGGCCGGACCGAAGCGTCCGCAGGATCGGGTCGCGTTAGGCGATGTTCCGAAAGCCTTTGCCGCAAGTAATGAGCTTGAGGTCAATAGCTCGCACAAAGACCGACAGCCCGTGGATTATGTTCTGAACGGTCATCAATATCAGCTACCGGATGGCGCGGTGGTCATTGCGGCGATCACCTCCTGTACAAACACCTCAAACCCGAGCGTATTGATGGCGGCGGGCCTGCTGGCGAAAAAAGCGGTCACTCTTGGCCTCAAACGCCAGCCCTGGGTGAAAGCCTCGCTGGCGCCTGGTTCAAAAGTGGTTTCTGATTATCTGGCGCAAGCGAGACTCACACCGTATCTCGATGAACTGGGATTCAATCTTGTCGGCTATGGCTGTACAACCTGTATTGGTAACTCTGGCCCGTTACCTGACCCCATTGAAACGGCAATTAAAAAAGGGGATCTGACGGTCGGGGCGGTACTTTCCGGTAACCGTAACTTCGAGGGGCGTATTCATCCGTTAGTCAAAACAAACTGGCTGGCATCGCCGCCGCTGGTGGTCGCTTACGCGCTGGCGGGAAATATGAATGTAAACCTGACCAAAGATCCGCTGGGCCATGACAGAAAAGGCGATCCCGTTTACCTGAAAGATATCTGGCCTTCAGCCCGCGAGATTGCTCGTGCCGTTGAACAGGTCTCTACCGCAATGTTCCATAAAGAGTATGCCGAAGTGTTTGAAGGCACACCGGAATGGAAAGCCATCAATGTTGATCGCGCAGACACCTACGGCTGGCAGTCTGACTCGACCTATATTCGTTTGTCGCCGTTCTTCGACGGAATGCAGGCTACACCGGACCCGGTACAGGATATTCATGGGGCGCGGATTCTGGCGATGCTGGGCGACTCTGTGACAACAGACCATATTTCACCGGCGGGCAGCATTAAGCCAGATAGCCCGGCAGGACGCTATCTTCAGGGCCACGGAGTTGAACGTAAGGATTTTAACTCCTACGGGTCGCGTCGCGGAAACCACGAAGTGATGATGCGCGGCACATTTGCCAATATTCGCATTCGCAATGAGATGGTGCCGGGTATTGAAGGCGGGATGACTCGCCATTTACCGGGAACGGAAGTGATGGCTATCTACGACGCCGCTATGCGCTACCAGCAAGAGCAGGTTCCGCTCGCGGTGATTGCCGGCAAAGAGTACGGTTCTGGCTCCAGCCGTGACTGGGCCGCGAAAGGCCCGCGTTTGTTGGGGATTCGTGTGGTTATCGCGGAATCCTTTGAGCGAATTCACCGTTCCAACCTGATTGGGATGGGGATACTGCCGCTGGAGTTCCCACAAGCCGTCACGCGCAAAACGCTTGGTTTAACCGGTGAGGAAGTGATTGATATTACGGATTTGCAAAACATTAAACCGGGAGCCGTTATTCCGGTGAATATGGTGCGTGCAGATGGACGTAAAGAGGTGATTTTGTGCCGCTGCAGAATTGATACCGCAACGGAGTTAACCTACTACCAAAACGACGGCATCTTGCACTATGTTATTCGTAATATGCTGAGTTAA